The Paracholeplasma brassicae genome contains a region encoding:
- a CDS encoding GH36-type glycosyl hydrolase domain-containing protein, which produces MSILKTAFQTTSLNSDKLQIELLKTGDIFKITSGHNQINLLSGNLIDGQFSNIYLRRKDLDGYQYEKLIGVFSKGGFCLKDNKAYYQGIALGVSYQVVLSLEDNLWHYDVTLSKHEGTYDLIYAQDLGIASKGSIQSSEAYTAQYIDHKAFKDELGYTICSRQNQGDPQFLQIGSLNKTVAYQTDGFQFFGLSYKETGIPEVLLEETLKNVNYQYEFPYIALQTESFELKKEETFSFYGLYLSSHEDVTTKIEKVKPYEVIKAFVSFNGLYDEKNRIDSTNVLQTKEVNQAYFEGINLRHVEEKDGKLLSFFKDDHVHVVLKEKERLVERPHGHLILHGDLLHASENVMATTNFIYGVFNSHVVLGNTNFHKLTGDVRSFLNVTKISGMRIYVKIDGRYVLLAMPSFYEIGINYAKWVYVIEDDELTVCVYSNEDTLVEKTTLESKNHKTYDVIVSNQLTMNTNEYETNISYTLNKDTLIVDAKENQMIMAHYPSLKYQFNTFGSTIKMGRDVFGFDEDQSLICFTYEGVSNLQINLEATFNDTFTNQDIDFDRSFKEAVSFIDLLTGIQVKNKAMHQFIDKLSDTVFWYTNNALTHYASPHGLEQYNGAAWGTRDVCQGPVELFMSAQRFDLVREILLKVFSRQFIEDGDFPQWFMFDKYFRIQAHESHGDIIMWPIRTLAHYLKMTKDTSILMEQVAYMSKSKNEFTKETVSLLDHVKFTLESIKKSFIPNTNLPRYGGGDWDDTLQPANQKLTDKMVSGWTVALFYDALAILEEEVKSVDDRFSYELKQLKEAVSTDYNKYLVKENVPAGFVVIEDDHLEYLLHPSDLNTGLNYRLLALKRPIISQMITKEQANKYHDLIKTHLKHPDGVRLMNTAVTYQGGKKTYFQRAETAANFGREIGIQYVHAHLRYIEAMTILGKEKDAFDALFEVNPINIKDSVKNASYRQSNVYFSSSDAKFNDRYEAKKNFHLVKEGKIEVKQGWRLYSSGPGIYINQVIRNILGIKVLDNKLYLDPMLKEAFDQTEVTYHYQGKKLHIRYLKSESVSLEINGKKIPMTKQQNQYRNAGFLIDDAFINQQETINITYYF; this is translated from the coding sequence ATGAGTATATTAAAAACAGCGTTTCAAACGACAAGTTTAAACTCAGATAAACTTCAAATTGAATTATTAAAGACCGGGGATATTTTTAAAATTACCTCAGGTCATAACCAAATTAATCTACTATCTGGGAATTTAATCGATGGGCAATTTTCAAATATTTACCTAAGAAGAAAAGACTTAGATGGGTATCAATACGAAAAACTGATTGGTGTCTTTTCTAAAGGTGGTTTTTGCCTAAAAGACAACAAAGCCTACTATCAAGGCATCGCTCTAGGTGTTTCTTATCAAGTGGTTTTAAGCTTAGAGGATAACCTTTGGCACTACGATGTGACATTAAGTAAACATGAAGGGACTTACGACTTAATCTACGCACAAGATTTAGGTATTGCGAGTAAGGGTTCAATTCAAAGCAGTGAGGCGTATACCGCGCAGTACATCGACCATAAAGCATTTAAAGATGAGTTAGGGTATACCATTTGTTCAAGACAAAACCAAGGCGACCCACAATTTTTACAGATTGGGTCACTTAACAAAACCGTTGCTTATCAAACCGATGGGTTCCAATTCTTTGGGTTAAGCTATAAAGAAACCGGCATTCCTGAGGTATTATTAGAAGAAACACTTAAAAACGTCAATTACCAATACGAGTTTCCATACATCGCCTTACAAACAGAGAGCTTTGAGCTTAAAAAAGAAGAAACCTTCTCGTTTTATGGCCTTTATTTGTCTTCACATGAAGATGTGACGACAAAAATAGAGAAAGTAAAACCATATGAGGTAATTAAAGCCTTTGTTTCATTTAATGGGTTATATGATGAGAAAAACCGAATTGATTCGACAAACGTATTACAAACAAAAGAAGTCAATCAAGCGTATTTTGAAGGTATTAACCTAAGACATGTTGAAGAAAAAGATGGCAAGTTATTATCATTTTTCAAGGATGATCATGTCCACGTGGTCTTAAAAGAAAAAGAACGTTTGGTTGAACGTCCACATGGGCACTTGATACTACATGGGGATCTTTTACACGCGAGCGAAAACGTGATGGCAACGACCAACTTCATTTATGGTGTATTTAACTCACATGTGGTTTTAGGTAACACTAATTTTCATAAACTAACCGGTGACGTGAGAAGCTTTTTAAACGTGACTAAAATTAGTGGGATGCGTATCTACGTTAAAATCGATGGTCGCTATGTGCTACTTGCGATGCCTTCTTTTTATGAGATAGGTATCAACTACGCAAAATGGGTCTATGTCATCGAAGACGACGAATTGACGGTTTGTGTGTATTCAAACGAAGACACCCTAGTGGAAAAAACAACCCTTGAATCAAAGAATCACAAAACCTACGACGTCATCGTTTCAAATCAACTGACGATGAATACCAACGAATACGAAACGAACATTTCATATACCCTTAACAAAGACACTTTGATTGTCGATGCCAAAGAAAATCAAATGATCATGGCGCACTACCCAAGTTTAAAATACCAGTTCAATACGTTTGGTTCAACCATAAAAATGGGACGAGATGTGTTTGGATTTGATGAAGATCAAAGTTTGATTTGTTTTACCTATGAAGGTGTTAGTAACCTACAAATCAATCTAGAAGCAACCTTCAATGACACATTTACAAACCAAGACATCGACTTTGATAGATCCTTTAAAGAAGCCGTTTCATTCATTGATTTGTTAACGGGTATCCAAGTAAAAAACAAAGCAATGCATCAATTCATTGATAAATTATCAGATACGGTCTTTTGGTATACCAACAACGCATTAACCCATTACGCAAGCCCACATGGACTTGAACAATATAACGGGGCCGCTTGGGGAACTAGAGACGTGTGTCAAGGGCCAGTGGAACTCTTTATGAGTGCTCAACGATTCGATCTTGTCAGAGAAATTCTGCTTAAAGTCTTTTCACGTCAATTCATTGAAGATGGGGACTTCCCGCAATGGTTCATGTTTGACAAGTACTTTAGAATTCAAGCACATGAATCGCATGGGGATATTATCATGTGGCCAATCAGAACGCTTGCTCACTATTTGAAGATGACAAAAGATACCTCGATATTGATGGAACAAGTCGCTTATATGTCAAAGTCTAAAAATGAATTTACGAAAGAAACAGTAAGCTTGCTAGATCACGTGAAGTTCACACTTGAATCCATTAAAAAGAGTTTCATTCCAAACACAAACCTCCCACGCTATGGTGGGGGTGACTGGGACGATACCCTTCAACCGGCCAATCAAAAACTAACCGATAAAATGGTCTCTGGTTGGACTGTTGCCCTTTTCTATGACGCACTTGCGATCTTAGAAGAAGAGGTTAAATCAGTAGATGACCGTTTTAGTTATGAGCTGAAGCAATTAAAAGAAGCGGTATCAACGGATTATAATAAATACTTAGTCAAAGAAAACGTACCTGCAGGGTTTGTGGTCATTGAAGACGATCACCTTGAGTACTTACTTCACCCAAGTGATTTAAACACCGGTCTGAATTACCGTTTGCTTGCGTTAAAACGTCCAATCATTTCACAAATGATCACAAAAGAACAAGCCAACAAGTATCATGACTTAATCAAAACACATTTAAAACACCCGGATGGGGTTCGTTTAATGAATACCGCTGTCACGTATCAAGGTGGTAAAAAAACGTATTTCCAAAGAGCAGAAACTGCCGCTAACTTCGGTAGAGAAATTGGTATTCAATACGTACATGCTCACCTAAGATACATTGAAGCAATGACCATCTTAGGCAAAGAAAAAGACGCATTTGACGCACTTTTTGAAGTTAATCCAATCAACATCAAAGACTCCGTTAAAAATGCCTCTTATCGTCAATCAAACGTGTATTTTTCATCCAGTGATGCGAAGTTTAACGACCGCTACGAAGCGAAGAAGAACTTCCATTTGGTTAAAGAAGGTAAGATTGAAGTCAAACAAGGCTGGCGCTTGTATTCCTCTGGTCCAGGTATCTACATCAATCAAGTGATCCGTAACATCTTAGGGATTAAAGTCTTAGATAATAAACTCTACCTTGACCCAATGCTAAAAGAAGCGTTTGATCAAACCGAAGTTACTTATCATTATCAGGGTAAGAAACTACACATTCGCTATCTCAAGAGTGAATCTGTAAGCCTAGAAATCAATGGCAAAAAGATTCCAATGACAAAGCAACAAAACCAATATAGAAACGCCGGGTTCTTGATTGATGATGCGTTCATCAATCAACAAGAAACAATTAACATCACGTACTATTTTTAA
- the rlmD gene encoding 23S rRNA (uracil(1939)-C(5))-methyltransferase RlmD, translating to MENRLNTGSQIELEIKKLGINGEGIGYYEKKAVFVDYALPGELAYVEITDDFKTYYKAKLIKTIKESKSRITPFCPIYFECGGCQTQHMAYEDTLLHKRDLILQAIKRYVKVPFNTKKVDKAIGMDNPSHYRNKASLPVQYKDGKNVIGMYQAGTNHLVDFKDCPVQDNDINKFFNLILNQMEKRKMNAFNRGGNIRFIVIRKTKLTNEIQISFIVNESSEDVIELGKYMKEKFVEVSSVYEVINKDVKSREFFTNDKTLIAGNETVTEEMNGITFKLKPDAFFQLNTTQADKLYQLIVEKGEFTKNDIVVDAYSGIAPIALYVAPHVKKVYAIEALKASHESAIETIKENNQENIIPMLGDVKEVLNKNRNIKPDVIVFDPPRTGLGRAVTDFLLKHKPKKIVYASCNPSTLAKDLDELLKAYEVKSITPLDMFPYTSHVESVTLLTLKTA from the coding sequence ATGGAAAATAGATTAAACACAGGTTCACAAATTGAATTAGAAATCAAAAAATTAGGAATTAATGGGGAAGGCATCGGCTATTATGAAAAAAAAGCCGTTTTTGTTGATTACGCCCTACCAGGCGAATTAGCCTACGTTGAAATCACGGATGATTTTAAAACATATTATAAAGCCAAACTGATTAAAACCATCAAAGAAAGCAAAAGTCGTATCACGCCATTTTGTCCAATCTACTTTGAATGTGGGGGATGTCAAACCCAACACATGGCGTATGAAGATACGTTACTACATAAAAGAGACTTAATTCTACAAGCGATTAAACGCTACGTCAAAGTACCGTTTAATACCAAAAAAGTAGATAAAGCGATTGGGATGGATAACCCAAGTCACTACCGTAATAAAGCAAGCTTACCAGTTCAATATAAAGATGGTAAGAACGTCATCGGTATGTATCAAGCAGGCACAAATCACTTAGTTGATTTTAAGGACTGCCCAGTACAAGACAATGACATCAACAAGTTTTTCAACTTGATTTTAAATCAAATGGAAAAACGAAAAATGAATGCCTTTAATCGTGGAGGCAACATCCGTTTTATCGTCATTCGTAAAACCAAACTAACCAATGAAATCCAAATCTCATTCATCGTTAATGAATCCTCAGAAGACGTCATTGAACTTGGTAAATACATGAAAGAAAAATTTGTTGAAGTTAGCTCGGTTTATGAAGTCATTAACAAAGATGTTAAATCTAGAGAATTCTTCACTAATGATAAAACATTAATTGCTGGTAATGAAACTGTCACTGAAGAAATGAACGGTATTACATTTAAGCTAAAACCAGACGCATTCTTCCAATTAAACACCACACAAGCAGACAAACTTTATCAACTGATTGTTGAAAAAGGCGAATTTACTAAAAACGACATCGTTGTGGATGCTTATAGTGGGATCGCACCGATTGCCTTGTACGTTGCACCGCATGTGAAAAAAGTGTACGCCATTGAAGCATTAAAAGCATCACACGAAAGTGCGATTGAGACCATTAAAGAAAATAATCAAGAAAACATTATACCAATGCTAGGTGATGTTAAAGAAGTACTTAATAAGAACAGAAACATCAAACCTGATGTGATTGTTTTTGATCCACCAAGAACTGGCTTAGGCCGTGCAGTGACGGACTTCTTATTAAAACATAAACCGAAGAAGATTGTTTATGCTTCATGTAACCCATCGACATTAGCTAAAGACCTAGATGAGTTATTAAAAGCTTATGAAGTTAAATCAATCACACCACTCGATATGTTTCCTTATACAAGTCACGTTGAGAGTGTGACATTACTTACATTAAAAACGGCATAA
- a CDS encoding heavy-metal-associated domain-containing protein produces the protein MATLIYRIGDIHCIGCINRITLALKSAGAINVDINFSTHIAKVLTEEEKPNSSMYLEAIVQTGYQVEYLTTIEEE, from the coding sequence ATGGCAACGCTAATTTATAGAATCGGAGATATCCATTGCATCGGATGCATCAATCGCATTACTTTAGCTTTAAAATCAGCGGGAGCAATCAATGTTGATATTAATTTTTCAACACATATTGCAAAAGTATTGACTGAAGAGGAAAAACCCAATTCAAGTATGTATCTTGAAGCAATTGTTCAAACAGGATATCAAGTCGAATACTTAACGACCATCGAAGAGGAATAA
- a CDS encoding heavy metal translocating P-type ATPase produces the protein MSSNIKYRVNGMTCASCVNHVEKALRKVEGIIDVSVNLATETATIQFDDNSFSSNLAMNAVKGIGYELITIENNHKTVTARVDGMSCATCANSIDNTLLKMDGIIDAHVNLATEKVTIQYDDRVIRFSDIKHRIQNIGYKISLEVTKDETVDPDTLKMNSAKKRVQLSSTITILMMSLMLIHMFVVKIPLYTWIIAILGFPVIFIIGRHVHRGSYYSLKSLKPNMDVLVSLGSIPPYLIGLTGLFFPITTFIEMATTIMTFHLIGKFLESKAKGKASQAIKKLMELGAKTARILVDGNEIEVLTNELSVKDIMIIRPGEKIPTDGMIIEGKSLIDESIATGESMPVKKHVGDNVIGATINKDGLLKVEVTKVGKETFLSQVIEMVEACQGSKVPIQEFADRITSYFVPAIMVLTVLTFSSFLIFQNFHLSILEYMGTILPWINTDQTPLTLAFITATAVLVIACPCALGLGTPTALMVGSGVGAEKGILIRNGEAVQTLKDIKAIAFDKTGTLTYGKPVVTDKHAIGISEHQMMHVAGSLETGSEHPLAMAIIEDAKKANQKLSNPIDFEAISGMGIKGILDNKTYYFGNRKLIKSIGHSYDGLESTMQQLENEAKTVMILADDLEILGIIAVADALKPEATYVIRAIENLGITTAMITGDNSRTALAIAKKAGITRIISDVLPEGKVSEISKLQSEFGLVAMVGDGINDAPALKQANVGIAIGTGTDIAKEAADVTLVSGELHTLLTSIQLSKAIFTKIKQNYFWAWFYNAIAIPFAMLGLLHPMIGAAAMSISSLNVIYNSLRLKKHSFLKVDKELVHAHSS, from the coding sequence ATGTCGAGTAATATTAAATATCGAGTGAATGGTATGACTTGTGCTTCGTGTGTCAACCATGTTGAAAAAGCATTAAGAAAAGTTGAAGGGATAATTGATGTTTCTGTGAATTTAGCAACTGAAACTGCAACAATTCAATTTGATGATAACAGTTTTAGTTCAAATCTTGCAATGAATGCTGTTAAGGGGATAGGATATGAACTCATTACTATCGAAAACAATCATAAGACTGTGACTGCCAGAGTTGATGGAATGAGTTGTGCAACATGCGCAAACAGTATTGATAATACACTGTTGAAGATGGATGGGATTATTGATGCTCATGTTAATCTCGCTACGGAGAAAGTTACCATTCAATATGATGATCGCGTCATTCGTTTTAGTGACATCAAACACCGTATCCAAAACATTGGATATAAGATTAGTCTCGAAGTAACAAAGGATGAAACGGTTGATCCTGATACACTCAAGATGAATTCCGCTAAAAAAAGAGTTCAATTGAGTTCAACAATAACTATTTTGATGATGTCACTCATGCTGATTCACATGTTTGTTGTTAAAATTCCATTATACACTTGGATCATTGCCATACTGGGTTTCCCAGTCATATTTATCATTGGCCGTCACGTGCACAGAGGAAGTTATTACTCTCTTAAATCATTGAAACCGAATATGGATGTCCTTGTGTCACTCGGATCTATTCCACCCTATCTCATCGGTCTCACAGGATTGTTTTTCCCAATCACAACATTTATCGAAATGGCAACAACAATTATGACATTTCACTTGATTGGAAAATTCCTGGAAAGTAAGGCTAAAGGAAAAGCATCCCAAGCCATCAAAAAATTAATGGAACTAGGTGCGAAAACTGCACGCATTTTAGTCGATGGCAATGAGATCGAAGTTTTAACGAATGAACTCAGTGTTAAAGATATCATGATTATTAGACCAGGCGAAAAAATACCAACAGACGGAATGATTATTGAAGGTAAAAGTTTAATTGATGAATCGATTGCAACAGGTGAATCGATGCCGGTCAAAAAGCATGTGGGTGACAATGTCATCGGAGCAACCATTAATAAAGATGGCTTGCTCAAAGTAGAAGTTACTAAAGTTGGTAAAGAAACATTCTTATCTCAAGTTATTGAAATGGTTGAAGCTTGTCAGGGGTCCAAAGTGCCTATACAAGAATTTGCCGATAGAATCACATCCTACTTTGTGCCAGCAATTATGGTTTTAACAGTACTCACGTTCAGTTCTTTTTTAATTTTTCAAAATTTCCATCTGAGTATCTTAGAGTATATGGGAACTATCTTACCTTGGATTAACACAGATCAAACTCCATTAACGTTAGCATTTATTACTGCGACTGCTGTGTTAGTTATCGCATGTCCATGTGCACTTGGACTTGGAACGCCTACAGCGTTAATGGTTGGTAGTGGTGTTGGCGCAGAAAAAGGTATTCTGATTCGCAACGGTGAAGCAGTTCAAACACTTAAGGATATCAAAGCCATTGCTTTTGATAAAACTGGCACGTTAACATATGGGAAACCCGTAGTGACTGACAAGCATGCTATAGGTATAAGTGAACATCAAATGATGCATGTCGCTGGATCACTTGAAACAGGATCAGAGCATCCATTAGCAATGGCAATTATCGAAGATGCCAAAAAAGCCAATCAAAAACTTTCAAATCCTATAGATTTTGAAGCCATATCTGGCATGGGTATAAAAGGTATTCTAGATAATAAGACATATTATTTTGGTAACAGAAAACTAATCAAATCGATTGGTCATTCTTATGATGGATTAGAATCAACGATGCAACAACTAGAAAATGAAGCTAAAACGGTGATGATTCTAGCAGATGATCTAGAGATACTTGGAATCATTGCTGTTGCAGATGCATTAAAACCTGAGGCTACATATGTTATTCGGGCAATTGAAAATCTTGGTATAACGACTGCTATGATTACGGGAGACAATTCAAGAACTGCTCTTGCAATTGCGAAAAAAGCTGGTATAACGCGAATTATATCTGATGTTTTACCCGAAGGAAAAGTAAGCGAAATTTCAAAACTACAAAGCGAGTTTGGATTAGTTGCAATGGTCGGTGATGGTATTAATGACGCACCAGCGCTAAAACAAGCTAATGTGGGTATTGCAATTGGAACAGGTACTGATATTGCAAAAGAAGCAGCAGATGTTACATTGGTCTCTGGTGAGTTACATACACTGCTTACGTCCATTCAGTTATCGAAAGCGATCTTTACAAAGATTAAACAAAACTATTTTTGGGCATGGTTTTATAATGCGATTGCAATCCCATTTGCGATGTTAGGCTTATTACATCCAATGATTGGTGCTGCTGCAATGTCAATCAGCTCACTTAATGTTATCTATAATTCACTTAGACTCAAAAAGCATTCATTCTTAAAAGTTGATAAGGAGTTAGTACATGCACACTCATCATAA
- the lgt gene encoding prolipoprotein diacylglyceryl transferase yields the protein MHTHHNTKHQHHQYMIMIHIFLMVLFLAIGSQSSAPYSRVAIDFGSIQIYWYAIFILTGVFIAAYYSQNELNRLNYPKDIIYDGLLIGLPLAILGARLYYVLFDPIPHYKTFLDIINISKGGLAIHGAIITTLVFVPIFCKIKKIKLLPLIDTLMIGFLIGQIVGRFGNFMNHEAYGPAIQSAWVIDILPKFIVEQMTLGNVVHHPTFLYEGLWNLSMLVTLIILKKKRLLKVGENLGLYLIWYGLGRGIIIEPMRVNGAYGDALMIMDIPVNIIMSLVFVALGVVYLFFSRLKMKNLPYQVDLVNVTS from the coding sequence ATGCACACTCATCATAATACAAAGCATCAACATCATCAATATATGATCATGATTCACATCTTTTTGATGGTCTTGTTTCTTGCGATAGGAAGCCAGAGTAGCGCCCCCTATTCAAGAGTAGCAATTGATTTTGGTAGCATTCAAATCTATTGGTATGCAATTTTCATTTTGACAGGAGTATTTATAGCGGCATATTATAGTCAAAATGAACTCAATCGTTTAAATTATCCTAAGGATATTATCTATGACGGTCTCTTAATTGGGTTACCTTTAGCAATTTTAGGAGCTAGACTTTACTATGTGTTATTTGATCCAATTCCACATTATAAGACGTTTCTAGACATAATCAATATTTCAAAAGGTGGCTTAGCGATTCATGGAGCAATCATTACCACTCTAGTTTTTGTACCTATTTTTTGTAAGATCAAAAAAATTAAATTATTGCCACTTATAGATACGTTGATGATAGGATTTCTCATTGGACAAATCGTTGGTAGATTTGGAAATTTCATGAACCATGAAGCCTACGGACCAGCAATTCAATCAGCCTGGGTTATTGACATATTGCCTAAATTCATTGTTGAACAAATGACTCTAGGTAATGTTGTTCATCATCCTACCTTTTTATATGAAGGTTTGTGGAACCTATCTATGCTTGTCACACTGATCATTTTAAAGAAGAAACGTTTGCTCAAAGTAGGTGAAAATCTTGGACTTTATTTGATATGGTACGGTTTAGGTAGAGGAATAATCATTGAGCCGATGAGAGTCAATGGTGCATATGGAGATGCACTGATGATTATGGATATTCCGGTAAATATAATAATGTCACTCGTTTTTGTTGCTCTAGGTGTAGTGTATTTGTTTTTTAGCCGACTAAAGATGAAAAATCTTCCCTATCAAGTAGATTTAGTCAATGTAACATCATAA
- a CDS encoding copper-translocating P-type ATPase → MDKHEHNHHHHKDNKNEHIDHNKVGMNHETQDAHHHHHEEIHHHHHKDSQKHTEHQNHDNHHDHHAMMVKDFKRRFLISLILLVPILTLSPMIQEFLELNLRFTGDLYILLILSTVLFIYGGSPFFKGTFEEMKQKAPAMMSLIGLAIVVSYIYSAYTVIFQTGQDFFWELSTLISIMLLGHWIEMKSVLGASRALEELLKLMPEEAHVIDQDGHINDISITQVKVGMILLVRPGEKVPIDGKIIEGKSSVNESMLTGESVPVDKSPGDELIGGSINAEGSLKYKVTRIGDETFLSQVIKLVRDAQKTRSKTQRIADIAAKYLFYVALLGGVSTFVIWTLLGKDIGFAMERAVTVVIISCPHALGLATPLVTAVSSSIGAKHGLLIRNRANFENARKINTIVFDKTGTLTKGEFGISKIEGLSLSENELLSLAYAIENESEHPIAKAIVRAAKDRKVQLQKGRDIKAIPGKGLVGIVQQSTVEIVSPGYIKELNIPFDNSTYETLANQGNTVIFVLKDKNLIGYIALNDMIRETSQEAIESLKEMGIDSYMLTGDNQKVANEVAKKIGIKNVFAEVLPDQKSDKIESLTKEGRLVAMTGDGINDAPALAKAHLGIAIGAGTDVAIETADVILVKSNPMDVVNIIKLSKSTYKKMIQNLVWATGYNIIAIPLAAGVLSSIGILLSPAVGAVLMSLSTVIVAINARLLKI, encoded by the coding sequence ATGGACAAGCATGAACACAATCATCATCATCACAAAGATAATAAAAACGAGCATATCGATCACAACAAAGTAGGCATGAATCATGAAACACAAGATGCACATCATCACCACCATGAAGAAATTCATCATCACCATCACAAAGATAGTCAAAAGCATACTGAACATCAAAATCATGATAATCACCACGACCATCATGCTATGATGGTTAAAGATTTTAAAAGAAGATTTTTGATATCACTAATATTATTAGTTCCAATTTTAACGCTATCACCTATGATTCAAGAATTCCTTGAATTAAATCTAAGATTTACTGGAGACTTATACATTCTTTTGATACTCAGTACGGTGTTATTTATTTATGGAGGATCCCCATTTTTCAAGGGTACATTTGAAGAAATGAAACAGAAAGCACCAGCCATGATGTCTCTCATTGGCCTTGCTATTGTCGTCTCATATATCTATAGTGCATATACCGTCATATTCCAAACCGGTCAAGACTTTTTCTGGGAGTTATCGACACTCATCTCAATCATGCTACTCGGTCACTGGATTGAAATGAAGTCTGTATTAGGTGCATCAAGAGCTTTAGAAGAACTCTTAAAACTGATGCCTGAAGAAGCTCACGTCATCGATCAAGATGGTCACATCAATGATATATCAATCACTCAAGTTAAAGTAGGTATGATTTTATTAGTCAGACCTGGAGAAAAGGTTCCTATTGACGGAAAAATCATAGAAGGAAAGTCATCTGTAAACGAATCCATGTTAACCGGTGAATCCGTTCCTGTCGATAAATCACCTGGTGACGAATTAATAGGTGGCTCAATCAATGCTGAAGGTTCACTGAAGTATAAAGTGACACGTATTGGTGATGAGACATTTCTCTCTCAAGTCATTAAACTCGTCAGGGATGCTCAAAAAACACGTTCAAAAACACAAAGAATAGCAGATATTGCAGCAAAATACTTATTCTATGTTGCTTTATTGGGCGGAGTATCAACATTTGTAATTTGGACGTTACTAGGTAAAGATATTGGATTCGCTATGGAAAGAGCAGTTACTGTTGTCATCATTTCATGCCCGCATGCACTTGGGTTGGCTACGCCACTCGTTACTGCCGTTTCATCAAGCATTGGTGCAAAGCATGGTTTACTCATTCGAAATAGGGCTAACTTCGAAAATGCACGTAAAATCAATACGATTGTATTTGATAAAACAGGCACACTCACCAAAGGAGAATTTGGAATTTCAAAAATCGAAGGTCTTAGTCTAAGTGAAAACGAACTTCTATCATTAGCTTATGCCATCGAGAATGAATCTGAGCATCCTATTGCAAAAGCGATAGTTAGAGCAGCAAAAGATAGAAAAGTACAACTTCAAAAAGGTAGAGACATCAAAGCAATTCCTGGTAAAGGCCTTGTTGGTATAGTACAACAATCAACTGTCGAAATTGTGAGTCCGGGTTATATTAAAGAGTTAAATATACCATTTGATAACAGCACATATGAAACATTAGCGAATCAAGGTAACACTGTTATTTTTGTCCTTAAGGATAAAAACTTGATCGGCTATATCGCTTTAAATGATATGATTCGAGAAACCTCGCAGGAAGCGATTGAATCACTTAAAGAAATGGGCATCGATTCATACATGCTTACAGGGGATAATCAAAAAGTTGCAAATGAAGTTGCCAAAAAAATAGGTATAAAAAATGTATTTGCAGAGGTTTTACCTGATCAAAAATCGGATAAGATTGAATCACTCACAAAAGAGGGACGTCTAGTAGCTATGACTGGTGATGGCATCAATGATGCACCAGCATTAGCAAAAGCACATCTTGGTATTGCTATTGGAGCAGGTACAGATGTCGCGATTGAAACTGCAGATGTCATCCTTGTTAAGAGTAATCCAATGGATGTCGTAAATATCATAAAACTTTCTAAATCAACCTATAAGAAAATGATTCAAAACCTCGTATGGGCAACAGGATATAATATTATTGCTATTCCTTTAGCTGCTGGTGTTTTAAGTTCTATCGGTATTCTATTAAGTCCTGCAGTTGGAGCAGTATTAATGTCACTTAGTACAGTCATTGTAGCAATCAACGCCCGTTTGCTAAAAATATAG